From the genome of Papaver somniferum cultivar HN1 chromosome 2, ASM357369v1, whole genome shotgun sequence, one region includes:
- the LOC113352342 gene encoding uncharacterized protein K02A2.6-like yields MEFDTAEHVKKCPQCQIHESLIRTPHTLLHSVVTPCHFHSWGLDIIGKISPTSFGRYKYIITAIKYSSKWVEAIPLRDYSGATIAAFIKQHIICRFGVPIIIHSDNGNSFVNQTVKELLDQYGIKFHTLIVYYPQRNVRAEATNKTLLRILSRSVHDHHMSWHEQLPLALWAYRISKRSSTGSFPYSLVYGEDAILPAEIVIPSARVAMASLTTPDQVNQFAHLDTLEEQRAKVEPFTDKYRQRTTRYYNQKVKKRTFSINDVVMKIAPHVQRNEQEGKFSANLQDPYVISEAAEIGYYYLKRVNGSRINTPINGKWLKTYYD; encoded by the coding sequence ATGGAATTTGATACAGCCGAACATGTAAAGAAGTGCCCCCAATGTCAAATCCACGAATCACTAATCCGCACCCCCCACACCCTGCTCCATAGTGTCGTCACCCCTTGTCATTTCCATAGTTGGGGGCTTGATATTATTGGGAAAATAAGCCCGACTTCATTCGGACGATATAAGTATATCATCACTGCAATTAAATATTcttccaaatgggttgaagccattccACTTCGGGATTACTCCGGTGCCACGATCGCTGCATTCATCAAACAACATATCATATGTCGATTCGGTGTACCTATCATTATCCACTCGGATAATGGTAACTCTTTTGTTAATCAAACGGTGAAAGAATTATTGGATCAATATGGAATCAAGTTTCATACTTTGATTGTCTACTACCCTCAGAGAAATGTACGGGCAGAAGCGACTAATAAAACATTGCTAAGGATATTAAGCCGCAGCGTACATGATCACCATATGAGTTGGCATGAACAGCTACCCCTCGCACTTTGGGCATATCGCATTTCCAAGAGAAGTTCAACTGGCTCCTTTCCTTACTCCTTGGTGTATGGAGAAGACGCAATATTGCCAGCAGAAATTGTAATTCCTTCCGCACGAGTAGCCATGGCCAGCCTCACTACCCCGGATCAGGTCAATCAATTTGCTCACCTTGATACCCTAGAAGAACAACGAGCCAAAGTTGAACCTTTCACAGACAAGTATAGGCAAAGGACGACAAGATACTATAATCAGAAAGTAAAGAAACGGACTTTCAGCATAAATGATGTAGTTATGAAGATCGCACCACATGTCCAGCGCAATGAACAGGAAGGAAAATTTTCTGCAAATTTGCAAGATCCCTACGTGATTAGCGAAGCTGCAGAAATCGGATATTACTATCTCAAGCGGGTGAATGGCTCACGCATCAACACTCCTATCAATGGTAAATGGCTTAAAACTTATTATGATTAA